One region of Triticum aestivum cultivar Chinese Spring chromosome 6B, IWGSC CS RefSeq v2.1, whole genome shotgun sequence genomic DNA includes:
- the LOC123134289 gene encoding protein DETOXIFICATION 49-like, with translation MSPCSDSTVTVSYRHGEHAGDGITASLLPKAEVVVPMEELPPVLTCKPPGRLATAVKEAWSVSLSLAFPMLPSMSAAAAGGEARSILGLAMPMILTGLLLYLRSMISMLFLGRLGGLALAGGSLAIGFANITGYSVLSGLAMGMEPICGQAFGAGHYELLGVTMQRTVLLLVAAAVPIGGLWMHMRPLLLLCGQDVGIAAVAETYILASLPDLLLQAFLHPVRIYLRTQSINLPLTVCAALAIALHLPINYVLVSVLGHGIRGVALASVLANLNFLLLLLGYVLYKGVHKRTGGFAFSAESFRGWGELVSLALPSCVSVCLEWWWYEIMILLCGLLANPQATVASMGILIQTTSLIYIFPSSLGFGVSTRVSNELGANRAERAGRAATVGLMLGFAFGGAASAFAYLVRGSWAAMFTADPAIITLTASVLPILGACELGNCPQTAGCGVLRGSARPKDAASINLRSFYLVGTPVALVLAFWYHYDFQGLWLGLLAAQAACMVRMLLAIGRTDWAAEAKRAQQLTGAGAVTVAVDTKPSSGKGIHIVRVAAGGGDENSGLLIDVVIEQPNDQC, from the coding sequence ATGTCGCCCTGCTCCGATTCCACGGTCACCGTGTCGTACCGACATGGTGAGCATGCGGGCGATGGCATCACGGCCTCTTTGCTCCCCAAGGCTGAGGTGGTCGTGCCCATGGAGGAGCTGCCGCCGGTGCTCACTTGCAAGCCGCCAGGTCGGCTTGCCACAGCGGTAAAGGAAGCCTGGTCCGTTTCTTTGTCCTTGGCATTTCCCATGCTGCCGTCGATGTCGGCCGCCGCGGCTGGGGGGGAGGCGCGGTCCATACTGGGCCTCGCGATGCCCATGATTCTCACGGGGCTGCTGCTCTACCTCCGGTCCATGATTTCGATGCTCTTCCTCGGCCGCCTCGGGGGGCTGGCACTCGCCGGCGGGTCACTCGCCATCGGCTTCGCCAACATCACCGGCTACTCCGTGCTATCTGGCCTCGCCATGGGTATGGAGCCCATCTGTGGGCAGGCCTTCGGCGCAGGCCATTACGAGCTCCTCGGTGTCACCATGCAGCGCACCGTGCTGCTGCTCGTCGCGGCCGCTGTTCCCATCGGCGGGCTGTGGATGCATATGCGACCTCTGCTTTTGCTCTGCGGCCAGGACGTCGGCATCGCAGCGGTCGCTGAGACCTACATTCTTGCCTCCTTGCCGGACCTCCTCCTCCAGGCGTTCCTCCACCCCGTCCGCATCTACCTCCGGACGCAATCCATCAACCTGCCGCTCACCGTGTGCGCCGCGCTCGCCATTGCACTCCACCTGCCCATCAACTACGTGCTCGTCTCCGTCCTGGGACATGGCATCAGGGGGGTGGCATTGGCATCTGTGCTCGCCAATCTAaactttctcctcctcctccttggttaCGTATTGTACAAGGGAGTGCACAAGCGCACCGGCGGCTTTGCGTTCTCGGCCGAGAGCTTCCGTGGCTGGGGAGAGCTCGTAAGCCTCGCCCTGCCGAGCTGCGTCAGCGTCTGCCTGGAGTGGTGGTGGTACGAGATCATGATCCTCCTGTGCGGCCTGCTCGCCAACCCACAGGCCACTGTGGCCTCCATGGGAATCTTGATCCAGACGACATCACTCATCTACATCTTCCCTTCCTCGCTTGGCTTCGGCGTCTCCACTCGCGTCAGCAATGAACTCGGCGCAAACCGTGCCGAGCGCGCGGGCCGTGCCGCCACGGTGGGTCTCATGCTCGGGTTCGCGTTcggcggcgcggcgtcggcgtTCGCGTACCTGGTGCGGGGCTCGTGGGCTGCCATGTTCACGGCGGACCCGGCGATCATCACGCTCACCGCGTCCGTGCTGCCGATCCTGGGAGCATGCGAGCTCGGCAACTGTCCGCAGACGGCGGGGTGCGGCGTGCTGCGGGGCAGCGCGCGGCCCAAGGACGCCGCTAGCATCAACCTCCGGTCGTTCTACCTCGTCGGCACGCCGGTGGCGCTCGTCCTCGCGTTCTGGTACCACTATGACTTCCAGGGCCTGTGGCTCGGCCTCCTCGCGGCGCAGGCCGCCTGCATGGTGCGCATGCTGCTGGCCATCGGGCGGACGGATTGGGCTGCGGAGGCCAAGCGCGCGCAGCAGCTCACCGGAGCAGGCGCGGTAACGGTGGCAGTGGACACAAAACCGAGCAGCGGCAAAGGCATTCACATCGTGAGAgtcgcggccggcggcggcgatgagaACTCCGGGCTGCTTATCGATGTTGTCA